The DNA sequence GCCCTCTGATTTGGGGCAAGCTACTTAGGTTCTCTCTGGGTCACAGTCTGTAGAATGGGTACTATAATAACAGGCCCCTCCATATAGGATTGTTGTGGGGCTAAGATAATATAGGCTTAAAAAGTactcagtaaaaataaataaacagcccTTAGTACCATGCCTGGCCTAAGTAAGCACTCCATACAAGTCAGCACCAATATTATTAAGATGATGATTGCCATTATTACTAATTAGGACTAATCAACATCCTGCTCCTGGTGGACTGTGAGTTCTCActaggaggaaggaaagatgCTGCAAACACTTAAACCTTGTGAATCACCCTACTGACACTCTCCCttcagctcctgctctctcctctgtGAGGCTGCCCTGGGGattggggggaagggaaagacTCCTTGGATAGGTCATGCCTATCTTGTTAAGacgaggcgggggtggggggggtggggagtgggggggtgtgCTCTGGGCTTCCCCATCTCCCCCTGATGGGGTGAGAGGGTTATGGGCTCCCTGGAGACACCATAGGGGAGGGGAAACCTGTTAATGATCACACTGGGACAGAGGTTACCCTGAAGATAAGCAGCTGCAGTATTTCTTGAGGACCACTCTTTACTGGGATCCATTTCACTGAGACCTCTGAGGCTGGTATCCTATTTTGCAGGTAGAGGACTGAGGTTCAGAGCCTCTTCCGAGGTCTTTATGAGAGAAACAACTGTCAGATGAGTTTAGATTCAAAGTTTGTGCTCATTACCACTACACTACTGTGTCCTACACTCAAGGCCACCTTCATGGGCATGGGACCTGCGCACACCACCCTGCTTAGAAGGATCCCAAGCTCAGTTTAATGCTCTGTTGTCACCATCTTCAAATTCTCGATTAATTTGAACAAGCGAccccacattttccttttgtGCCAAGCCCTGCATATTACGTAGTGGTCCTGCCTACCTTCTTTTGTAGagaggatgtcttctttgcaaagaaaaagaaactgaggtacagagaagaaGATATGACTGGTACAAAGTCATGTAGCAAGTTAGTAGCAGAATTAGAACCTGGTCTCCTGCCTCCCTGTCCAGTGGAATTCTCTGGAAGCACTCGTATGTCCAACTGTGCCCTGGATGGGAGAAATTTCAGAAAGGGACACTGGCTAGGGAAAGTTTCAGAAGGGCACAATGGCTGGGGGGTGGTAAGGTAGGAATGAGTTTCCATCCACCAAATCACTTCTCCCACGGGGTCCTTCTGGGACCGAATTGTCTACCtgctacctctttttttttttttttttaagattttatttatttatttgacagagagagatcacaagtagacggagaggcaggcagagagagaaagagagggaagcagagaggctCTTGAtcttcagggcttgatcccaggaccctgagatcatgacctgagctgaaggcagaggcttaacccactgagccacccaggtgcccctacctgcTACCTCTTGACCTGCCCACCTTTGGTCCTTGGGGCCAGGCTTTTCTGAAGGGCTGGGCAAAGCCCTGAGCAGAACAGTGACTCAATTCTCTAGACTGGGTTGGAGGGGCTAAGGGACCTGGATAGGGGTGAGAGCAGAGGTGGCCATAGAGTAACACTCAGAAAGAGGATTCTCTGGGTTTTGACCTGATTCTGTCTCTTGCCCTGAGACCCAGTGAGACTGACATCCTGTTCCTTGAGCTGGATGGGTGGACATGGGTGTTCAGCCATCTGTGGCCCCTGGTTTGTGTAGAATCCTGCTGGAGGCATGCCTCTTTGTATgcttatgtgtgcatgtgtgtgtgttgtggggtgATGGGAAACAGATTGAGTAGAGAGGAGAAAACATCTCTCTGCCTTCATTTACTTTTGATTTTCACAGATATTGCAGATTTGGGGAATAGAGCTCCAGAAATACAAATGTCCTTAGGATGCTTACAGTGTAGTGAGCAAGACTGACAATAAATCAAATAAtcacacagatacatacataatGTGTTTTCTGGTGCCTGTTCTCTTCCTCGGTGGAGCAATGAATAGTTTGAAATAATGGGGTTGTTGGCACGCTCTTTGGTGAGATGGATGTGAACCCTATACCCATCCCAGCTGATGCCACAGCAAACCTTTGCATTTTGGAGGCATTTGGATGGTGGCTGGGAATGAGATTGACCTTGGTGCTCCAAATAACTCTCTTGTGGATGCCTGAACTTGTATTGAGGGTTTTTCTCTAGGATTAAGTACTATTCTTTTTCTGAGACTCTATTTAAAATTGAAATCCCCAGGAATGTGTGGGTGGGATGGGCTCACTGAGTTCATAACTTGGCAGTGCTGTGTCCTGAGACAGAGGGGCCCAAGGGCCCTGAATACCAAGAGATGCCCCAATTGGTACCACAAAGGGAGTTGGAGGACCACAAGACCATCTCCATCACACCTCTGCTGACTCAGTCCAGCTCTGCCTTCAGAAGTGGGAGCCaaagagaagtagagggagagtaAGGCCCAATCAAAACCCAAACCCAGAACCCCAGTCAGCCTCACTCTGGTAGCTGAAAAAGCAAGAAGCTCCAAGTCCCCATTGCCTGCGGGGCCCTGCTGTATTAGATATGTCTCCTCCTTATGGGTCCCTTATGCGTGTCTGTGTTGTCCACAGGTCTTGATAAGAACTTTCAAGGTTCTTGAAATGCACTCAACtagccccccacctccacccctccaTGATGTTCCGGTGCCCCTATCAGCACTCCGGCCCAAAGGCCAAATTTGGCACTGTATTTAGGGTCTGCAAGGTACAACGTTCAACCTGGTCGCCAGACAGAGGCCCTGGAGTGAGGCAGAGCCATTTCTCCCTGGCGGCTGGAGCACTGCCCTGGGCGTGGCCGGGCTGCCCCGTCTGGTCCCCTCGTACAAGAATCTGCATGCTTCCTTCCTTGGTTGTTTCCTTCCTCCCGgttcctccctctccagcctacctggaggcaggtaataaagcaggaggagggagatggatggatgggaaggGTGGAGAGCCACGTGGTGCCATAAAGCCCAACTAGAGAGGGCCCCTCTGGGGAGTGTCCAGCCTGCGGGAGTCAACGCTCAGAAGGTGAACTGTCAGCCCCTTGAGCCAGAGCCGGGGCAACAAGGCCTGCGGAAGGCCATGCACCGAGGTGGGCCAGGGCCAGGCCTCAGAGGCCTCAAGGGGGCCGAGGGCTCCTCTGAGGACTTGGGGGGCTCTTGCCTGGATGCCGGGAGGGGTTTTGGGGTGCTGAGGGAGAACTGCGAGGCTGAGGAGGAGATGGCGGGTGCCAGGACGCGCACCCGGCCGGTGCGCTCCAAGGCTCGGCGCATGGCGGCCAACGTGCGGGAGCGCAAACGCATCCTGGACTACAACGAGGCCTTCAACGCGCTCCGCCGGGCGCTGCGCCACGACCTGGGCGGCAAGAGGCTCTCCAAGATCGCCACCCTGCGCAGGGCCATCCACCGCATCGCGGCGCTCTCCCTGGTCCTGCGCGCCAGCCCCGCGCCCCGCTGGCCCTGCGGGCATCTGGAGTGCCACGGCCAGGCCGCGCGCGCCGGGGGCAGCGGGGATGCGGGCTCtagcccgccgccgccgcccgccccgccgtCCGCGGGCCCCTTCGAGCCGCGCTGCGCCTCGTGCTCCCCGCACATGTCCCCTGGACGGCCCCGGGCGGGGGCCGAGGCTCTGGTCTCGGCTCAGGCGTCCACGGGAAGCTGGCGCCGAGGTCCCGGGGCTCCCTTCGCCTGGCCGCGGGGGCacctgcgtgcgggccccgggcTGGGCTTCCAGCACTGCTGACCGGCCCCGCAGAGACCCGGTGCGCCTGGAGGCGGGCCTGCCAGGGAACGGCCAACGGCCGGATGGCTACAGGAGGGAAGACTGCTGAAAACGTCCTGGACGGAGAAAAACTGAAGGGCTGAGgcctgagagagaggggggaggcagccCTGCCAGTTGGGAGGGAACCAGAGACCAGGGCTGCACTTCCCAGCACCCCTCTTCGCCGCCCTGATCCCAGCCGGGGATGGTGGctctgggaaaggagcaggacCCTGCTGGGCTCTTTCTTCTGTTTGGACTTGAAGACCTCTTCTTGGAAAGTGAACTTCGCATTCCTGTGCCTCTGAGTCCTATGTTCtcttgctggttttgtttttgttttgttttgttttgttttaggcgAAAGGGAGCTTTCGGACAGGGGGACTTGTATGTGGGGAGTGTGGGTGACACCCTGTGTCGTCTGGTGACAATGTGGCATCCACATCCCTGCCCGCGGTGGTCCCCTGATCCGTGATGTAAGAGAAGCAACGGAAGGAACCAAATAAAAACGGAAAAGCTAACATCTCTGTCTGCTATCAGGTGTCCCCTGGGCCCTATGGCCCAAGGTGGCAGGAAGGCCTGAGGTCTGGGAGCTCACTCTGGAATGTCAGGCCCAGGGCCTGATGCCCACAGGTAGGTATGTACCTGGGGCATTGATCCATGGCAAGACCCCAGGTGTGTCTGGACACTGTGAGGAGCACTGTGGGAGAGAGGACATTATTTGAAGAGGGGGAGTGGCTCCAAGAGACTAGGGATACAGTCTGTCTCATCTCTGGATGGGACACCCCACTGAGCTGCTGTCTTAGGGAACGTGGAGTCTGGGCCAGTCTCTGGGAAAGGAAGCCTAGGGCAGACCAGGGATAGGAGGCCAGTAAGTCCTGCCTGTACCCTGATCCTGGGTGCCTGGAGCTCCCAGGGAAAAAGGGTCCAGTGCAGCCAGGGCCTCTATGATGAAGGGGCAGACACAGAATCAGGAAAGATTATGGGGAAGAGGTTAAGGGAATGAGATGAGGGCCTCAGGGCAATTCTGCTGAGAAAGTGGGAGGCACAACCAGCCCTCCCTGAGAGGTCTGGAGAGCATTTGCACTGAGCACTCCTGAGCTGACCTCTGGCCTCACTCATGCTGATGAGCTGATCTACAGGTGGCTGCTGGCCACGCTGAGAACCCAGATGTGAGGGGAGACCTGAGGGCTCTCTGGTCTCCTTGGAGAGCAGGACACTTGCCAGCTAGGGGAAGAAAAGGGACCCAGCTCAGAATGGGGAACATCACAGAAGCTGGAGAGATGCGTATAGACCCACAGATGAGCAAGGAGTCCTCTAAACAGTCAAGGTGAGGCCATAATTAAAGATATAATTGCTTTCTGCAAGCAAGACACTGGCTGGCAAACTTGGCGTCCTgtcctcctgtccccagcccaTAGGTGTTAGGGTTCCCAATTCCACAGGGCAGCCGTCTGCAGCACAGATCCCCAGGAAGTTTCTGATTCTAGGCAGAGGAATCACAGGGTTCAACCAGAAACAGAATGTGGGAATCTGGCCCTAGGCCTTCCCACTGAGCCTTCCATCTGTGGGGAGGCAGTGCCACAGTCTGATAGTGGAAAGGAAAGAGCCAGACCATCCACCCAGCCCCTCACTCCATGTGCAACCCATGGCATCACTCAGCCTCTCTAGACCTCTAGTCCCTCACCGCTGACACAGGGTTAACATTCATTCAGAATGTACGGTTTCTGGCAAGGAGAAGGTGTTCCATAACAGAAGGTATTACTGTTTGTATGTTATTATAATCTTATGACCAGTTTGGACAGTGCTTCCACCTCGCTTCAGCTCCAGGTTTTCATGCCTTGGAAACATAGTAAAATGACCAGCAAGTCCTGCTTTCTTAAGTTCCAGGACGGAAAGAGGTGAGTGTTCTGGCTCGCGGGCACGCTGAGCTCAGGCATGGTGAGGGCGCCCCCTGCAGGTGGAATCGCACACGTGCAGCAGATGGGTGAGGTTGCAGGGAGGGATGTGAAAGTACTTCTCAGTCTCTGCACTTTCTAGCTGAGTGGCCTAGGGCAAATGACTTAAGGACTTTGAGCCTTGATGTTCCGCTCTGTATAACGGACTAAAATAAGCACTTACATCATA is a window from the Neovison vison isolate M4711 chromosome 5, ASM_NN_V1, whole genome shotgun sequence genome containing:
- the BHLHA9 gene encoding class A basic helix-loop-helix protein 9; the protein is MHRGGPGPGLRGLKGAEGSSEDLGGSCLDAGRGFGVLRENCEAEEEMAGARTRTRPVRSKARRMAANVRERKRILDYNEAFNALRRALRHDLGGKRLSKIATLRRAIHRIAALSLVLRASPAPRWPCGHLECHGQAARAGGSGDAGSSPPPPPAPPSAGPFEPRCASCSPHMSPGRPRAGAEALVSAQASTGSWRRGPGAPFAWPRGHLRAGPGLGFQHC